One region of Bombus affinis isolate iyBomAffi1 chromosome 5, iyBomAffi1.2, whole genome shotgun sequence genomic DNA includes:
- the LOC126916004 gene encoding mitogen-activated protein kinase 1 — MAGEGSASANPNCEVVRGQTFEVGPRYTNLSYMGEGAYGMVVSAYDNVTNTKVAIKKISPFEHQTYSQRTLREIKILTRFKHENIIDIRDILRAPTIEQMKDVYIVQCLMETDLYKLLKTQAISNDHICYFLYQILRGLKYIHSANVLHRDLKPSNLLLNTTCDLKICDFGLARVADPEHNHAGFLTEYVATRWYRAPEIMLNSKGYTKSIDIWSVGCILAEMLSRRAIFPGKHYLDQLNHILGVLGSPSPEDLECIINEKARNYLQSLPFKPKVPWTSLFPDADLRALDLLDKMLTFNPNKRIVVEDALAHPYLEQYYDPDDEPVAAEPFKFDMELDDLPKEVLKQYIFEETLLFQKNHQENVM, encoded by the exons ATGGCGGGTGAAGGTTCTGCAAGTGCGAATCCGAATTGCGAAGTCGTTCGTGGACAAACGTTCGAGGTTGGGCCACGATATACGAATTTATCGTACATGGGCGAGGGTGCCTACGGGATGGTCGT ATCTGCTTATGATAATGTAACAAACACAAAGGTAgctataaaaaaaatttctcCCTTTGAGCATCAGACATATAGTCAAAGAACattaagagaaataaaaattttgactAGGTTTAAGCATGAAAAT ATAATAGATATAAGGGATATATTAAGGGCACCTACTATAGAACAAATGAAAGATGTATATATTGTTCAATGTCTAATGGAAACTGATCTATATAAACTTCTCAAAACACAG gCTATTAGTAATGATCACATATGTTATTTTCTTTACCAAATATTAAGAGGATTAAAGTACATTCACTCTGCAAATGTACTACACAGAGACTTGAAGCCAAGCAACTTGCTATTAAATACCACATGTGACCTTAAAATCTGTGATTTTGGTTTAGCTAGAGTTGCTGATCCAGAGCATAATCATGCTGGTTTTCTTACTGAATATGTAGCAACAAGATGGTATAGAGCTCCAGAAATAATGCTTAATTCCAAG GGCTATACTAAGTCTATAGACATTTGGTCAGTTGGTTGCATTCTTGCAGAAATGCTTTCAAGGAGAGCAATATTTCCTGGCAAACACTACTTAGATCAACTGAACCATATATTAGGAGTTCTTGGATCACCATCTCCCGAGGATCTTGAGTgcattataaatgaaaaa gCACGAAATTATCTTCAATCATTACCATTTAAACCAAAGGTTCCATGGACAAGTTTATTTCCAGATGCTGATCTTCGAGCTTTGGATTTGTTAGATAAAATGTTGACATTTAATCCTAACAAACGAATTGTTGTGGAAGATGCACTTGCGCATCCGTATTTAGAGCAATATTACGATCCAGATGACgaa CCGGTTGCAGCGGAACCGTTTAAGTTTGACATGGAGCTAGATGATCTTCCAAAAGAAGTATTGAAACAATACATCTTCGAAGAAACTCTGTTATTCCAAAAGAATCATCAAgaaaacgttatgtag
- the LOC126916036 gene encoding DNA-directed RNA polymerase II subunit RPB11 yields the protein MNAPPTFESFLLYEGEKKIIKEQDTKVPNAAIFTVNKEDHTLGNMIRNQLLKDPQVLFAGYKVPHPLEHKFVIRIQTTSDYTPHDAFMHAITDLIAELSLFEERFKEAIKEKKEGLD from the exons ATGAATGCGCCTCCGACCTTCGAATCGTTCCTTTTATACGAAGGAGAAAAAAA AATAATCAAAGAACAAGACACTAAAGTTCCCAATGCCGCGATTTTCACTGTGAATAAGGAGGATCATACCCTTGGAAACATGATCCGCAA TCAGCTACTGAAAGATCCTCAAGTCTTGTTTGCTGGATACAAAGTTCCACATCCATTAGAACACAAATTTGTAATTAGAATCCAAACTACATCGGACTATACGCCACATGATGCTTTTATGCATGCTATTACAGATCTCATAGCAGAACTCTCACTATTTGAAGAACGTTTTAAG gAAGCTATtaaggaaaaaaaggaaggacTAGATTAA